A single genomic interval of Festucalex cinctus isolate MCC-2025b chromosome 16, RoL_Fcin_1.0, whole genome shotgun sequence harbors:
- the tmem179ba gene encoding transmembrane protein 179B isoform X1, translated as MMELTGLLLLELALYASCFVCGIVTAASLTIVQGNFGGLCMLYGVVSYNATESVLGVQVSSSASLCYFLSAISVMVAVLCFSLSLYWLYSVCIDGEVGRERMWMNMAAVMCGVFLFFLLISGCMLKIGRDTLCKSVTLSVPNITSCEEAQTKKWVSPIKGDNFYSGFQKAEMAVWVNFFFWLLIGVLVIIQRRQSSGAKLLTGGLDGPAGGLFRDPGATAAETEPFFNRPARPQ; from the exons ATGATGGAGCTCACCGGGCTGTTGCTACTGGAGCTGGCGCTGTACGCCAGCTGCTTCGTCTGCGGGATTGTCACTGCCGCGTCCCTCACCATCGTCCAG GGTAATTTTGGAGGCCTGTGCATGCTTTATGGAGTTGTGAGCTACAACGCGACAGAAAGTGTTCTTGGGGTTCAGGTGTCCAGCTCAGCCTCCCTATGCTACTTTTTGTCAGCTATATCTGTGATGGTGGCTGTGCTGTGCTTTTCGCTGTCCCTGTACTGGTTGTACTCCGTCTGCATCGATGGGGAAGTTGGCAG GGAGCGCATGTGGATGAACATGGCGGCGGTCATGTGCGgcgtcttcctcttcttcctgctCATCTCGGGCTGCATGCTCAAGATCGGACGAGATACGCTTTGCAAATCTGTGACACTCAGCGTTCCCAACATCACCAG CTGCGAGGAGGCCCAGACAAAAAAATGGGTCAGTCCAATCAAAGGAGACAATTTCTACAGCGGCTTTCAAAAAGCAGAG ATGGCCGTGTGGGTCAACTTCTTCTTCTGGCTCCTCATCGGCGTGCTGGTCATCATTCAGAGGCGCCAGAGCTCGGGGGCAAAGTTGCTCACGGGGGGTCTGGACGGGCCGGCCGGAGGGCTTTTCCGTGACCCGGGGGCGACGGCTGCTGAGACGGAGCCCTTTTTCAACCGCCCTGCAAGGCCTCAGTGA
- the tmem179ba gene encoding transmembrane protein 179B isoform X2 gives MLYGVVSYNATESVLGVQVSSSASLCYFLSAISVMVAVLCFSLSLYWLYSVCIDGEVGRERMWMNMAAVMCGVFLFFLLISGCMLKIGRDTLCKSVTLSVPNITSCEEAQTKKWVSPIKGDNFYSGFQKAEMAVWVNFFFWLLIGVLVIIQRRQSSGAKLLTGGLDGPAGGLFRDPGATAAETEPFFNRPARPQ, from the exons ATGCTTTATGGAGTTGTGAGCTACAACGCGACAGAAAGTGTTCTTGGGGTTCAGGTGTCCAGCTCAGCCTCCCTATGCTACTTTTTGTCAGCTATATCTGTGATGGTGGCTGTGCTGTGCTTTTCGCTGTCCCTGTACTGGTTGTACTCCGTCTGCATCGATGGGGAAGTTGGCAG GGAGCGCATGTGGATGAACATGGCGGCGGTCATGTGCGgcgtcttcctcttcttcctgctCATCTCGGGCTGCATGCTCAAGATCGGACGAGATACGCTTTGCAAATCTGTGACACTCAGCGTTCCCAACATCACCAG CTGCGAGGAGGCCCAGACAAAAAAATGGGTCAGTCCAATCAAAGGAGACAATTTCTACAGCGGCTTTCAAAAAGCAGAG ATGGCCGTGTGGGTCAACTTCTTCTTCTGGCTCCTCATCGGCGTGCTGGTCATCATTCAGAGGCGCCAGAGCTCGGGGGCAAAGTTGCTCACGGGGGGTCTGGACGGGCCGGCCGGAGGGCTTTTCCGTGACCCGGGGGCGACGGCTGCTGAGACGGAGCCCTTTTTCAACCGCCCTGCAAGGCCTCAGTGA
- the LOC144003266 gene encoding uncharacterized protein LOC144003266 isoform X2, with protein MDSPSDLFDDSNPQAHPFAFPLLSSEMLGGLPGGGRPPPTAFRPLGFPLIQQHLAQSCGTPHGSRSAHPAEERNVEREGQESSSTDDEVKKRAGARWSQDLARVKRTKLEEGGARRGGGGRELRRRRRAELKEQLEEARERLQALQEKVLRAFGEGNTDEEEVKRSGNEGDVEDEDIAERMFDEEEDLDGGTLENEPLSLIAPFYSFKQREEKQKDVARAERGGGEGVMEGVGLWLDWDGGIKDEDEEGGHKFVQALKLELGIAVARVIDRVLRMYTDTSCPEAGEGEREARGRVEGEFRGQDERPGGNDEDRERQQQTMSNLPPQGAQATDLTLPLVAQKSPDLQKARPLLGPPPPSHPNLSLHLPRPPLLLAPQSKDPSSGHPPSSSSSSSSSSSFPAPPLALPLLHYSMQQLFSRSLHQPQMPHLPPSSQKDFLNSDPFLEFPTHPSFPPLPLLGHLGPSLVRHAHGGRERERGMRGGGMMDGGELYLSTGGTQEGLSPCHLKKAKLLFFYARYPSSNTLKTYFPDVKFNRCVTSQMIKWFSNFREFFYIQMERFARQAVREALTRDGTPRLGRESQLRVGRDTELYRILNMHYNKSNIYQVPERFIEVSEVALREFHSAIWTGRDSDPCWKKGIYKIICKLDSSVPDAFRLPGCPVG; from the exons ATGGACTCCCCCTCAGACCTCTTCGATGACTCCAATCCGCAAGCCCACCCGTTTGCGTTCCCACTCCTCTCATCTGAAATGCTCGGAGGGCTTCCAGGTGGAGGTCGGCCTCCTCCGACCGCCTTCAGACCCCTCGGCTTTCCCCTGATCCAGCAACACCTCGCCCAGTCATGCGGAACCCCACACGGGAGTCGAAGCGCGCACCCGGCGGAGGAGAGAAACGTGGAGCGAGAAGGCCAGGAGTCGTCGTCGACTGACGACGAGGTTAAGAAGCGAGCGGGCGCCCGATGGAGTCAGGACTTGGCGAGGGTGAAAAGGACGAAGCTGGAGGAGGGCGGTGCCAGACGTGgtgggggagggagggagctgaggaggaggaggagagcggAGCTGAAGGAGCAGCTGGAGGAGGCCCGGGAAAGACTCCAAGCACTGCAGGAGAAAGTGCTGAGGGCCTTTGGGGAGGGCAATACGGATGAAGAGGAGGTGAAAAGGAGTGGAAATGAAGGAGATGTGGAGGATGAGGACATAGCTGAGAGGATGTTTGATGAAGAGGAGGACCTTGATGGGGGTACTCTGGAAAATGAGCCCCTCTCTCTCATTGCccctttttatagcttcaaacaAAGAGAAGAGAAGCAAAAAGACGTAGCGAGGGCGGAGCGCGGAGGAGGAGAAGGTGTGATGGAAGGAGTGGGCTTGTGGTTGGACTGGGATGGAGGGATAAAAGACGAAGACGAGGAGGGGGGGCACAAATTCGTCCAGGCGTTGAAACTTGAGCTGGGCATCGCCGTGGCCCGAGTCATCGACCGCGTCCTTCGTATGTACACCGACACATCCTGCCCCGAAGCTGGCGAGGGTGAAAGGGAGGCGAGAGGAAGAGTGGAGGGAGAGTTCAGAGGTCAGGACGAGAGGCCAGGAGGGAATGATGAAGACAGAGAAAGACAACAGCAAACTATGAGTAACCTGCCTCCTCAAGGCGCCCAGGCCACAGATTTAACGTTGCCATTGGTGGCCCAGAAGTCACCTGACCTCCAGAAGGCACGCCCCCTCCTCGGCCCACCTCCGCCGAGTCACCCCAACCTCTCTCTGCATCTTCCTCGACCTCCCCTTCTCTTAGCACCGCAATCCAAGGACCCCTCCTCTGGCCACCCAccctcatcttcctcttcatcctcctcttcctcatccttCCCAGCCCCTCCACTGGCTTTACCGCTGCTCCACTACTCCATGCAGCAGCTCTTCTCCCGCTCGCTGCACCAGCCGCAGATGCCCCATCTTCCCCCGTCGTCCCAAAAGGATTTCCTCAACTCCGACCCCTTCCTGGAGTTCCCCACGCACCCCTCCTTTCCCCCGCTGCCCCTGCTCGGTCACCTGGGACCCTCCCTCGTGCGCCACGCCCACGGCGGCAGAGAGCGGGAGAGGGGGATGAGGGGAGGGGGCATGATGGACGGTGGAGAGCTTTACCTGAGCACGGGGGGAA CTCAGGAGGGCTTGTCTCCTTGCCACCTGAAGAAAGCCAAACTCTTGTTCTTCTATGCTCGCTATCCCAGCTCCAACACACTCAAGACATACTTCCCTGATGTTAAG TTCAACCGCTGCGTGACCTCCCAGATGATTAAATGGTTCAGCAACTTCCGAGAGTTCTTCTATATCCAGATGGAGCGCTTTGCAAGGCAGGCTGTCCGTGAGGCTCTCACCCG GGATGGTACACCGCGCCTGGGTAGAGAGAGTCAGCTGCGAGTTGGCCGGGATACAGAACTTTACCGGATACTCAATATGCactacaataaaagtaacatctaCCAG GTCCCGGAGAGGTTTATCGAAGTGTCCGAGGTGGCTTTGAGGGAGTTTCACTCAGCCATTTGGACAGGCAGAGACAGCGACCCCTGCTGGAAGAAAGGAATATATAAAATTATCTGTAAGCTTGACAGCAGCGTACCAGATGCCTTCAGACTGCCTGGTTGTCCAGTCGGCTAA
- the LOC144003266 gene encoding uncharacterized protein LOC144003266 isoform X1, which yields MMDSPSDLFDDSNPQAHPFAFPLLSSEMLGGLPGGGRPPPTAFRPLGFPLIQQHLAQSCGTPHGSRSAHPAEERNVEREGQESSSTDDEVKKRAGARWSQDLARVKRTKLEEGGARRGGGGRELRRRRRAELKEQLEEARERLQALQEKVLRAFGEGNTDEEEVKRSGNEGDVEDEDIAERMFDEEEDLDGGTLENEPLSLIAPFYSFKQREEKQKDVARAERGGGEGVMEGVGLWLDWDGGIKDEDEEGGHKFVQALKLELGIAVARVIDRVLRMYTDTSCPEAGEGEREARGRVEGEFRGQDERPGGNDEDRERQQQTMSNLPPQGAQATDLTLPLVAQKSPDLQKARPLLGPPPPSHPNLSLHLPRPPLLLAPQSKDPSSGHPPSSSSSSSSSSSFPAPPLALPLLHYSMQQLFSRSLHQPQMPHLPPSSQKDFLNSDPFLEFPTHPSFPPLPLLGHLGPSLVRHAHGGRERERGMRGGGMMDGGELYLSTGGTQEGLSPCHLKKAKLLFFYARYPSSNTLKTYFPDVKFNRCVTSQMIKWFSNFREFFYIQMERFARQAVREALTRDGTPRLGRESQLRVGRDTELYRILNMHYNKSNIYQVPERFIEVSEVALREFHSAIWTGRDSDPCWKKGIYKIICKLDSSVPDAFRLPGCPVG from the exons A TGATGGACTCCCCCTCAGACCTCTTCGATGACTCCAATCCGCAAGCCCACCCGTTTGCGTTCCCACTCCTCTCATCTGAAATGCTCGGAGGGCTTCCAGGTGGAGGTCGGCCTCCTCCGACCGCCTTCAGACCCCTCGGCTTTCCCCTGATCCAGCAACACCTCGCCCAGTCATGCGGAACCCCACACGGGAGTCGAAGCGCGCACCCGGCGGAGGAGAGAAACGTGGAGCGAGAAGGCCAGGAGTCGTCGTCGACTGACGACGAGGTTAAGAAGCGAGCGGGCGCCCGATGGAGTCAGGACTTGGCGAGGGTGAAAAGGACGAAGCTGGAGGAGGGCGGTGCCAGACGTGgtgggggagggagggagctgaggaggaggaggagagcggAGCTGAAGGAGCAGCTGGAGGAGGCCCGGGAAAGACTCCAAGCACTGCAGGAGAAAGTGCTGAGGGCCTTTGGGGAGGGCAATACGGATGAAGAGGAGGTGAAAAGGAGTGGAAATGAAGGAGATGTGGAGGATGAGGACATAGCTGAGAGGATGTTTGATGAAGAGGAGGACCTTGATGGGGGTACTCTGGAAAATGAGCCCCTCTCTCTCATTGCccctttttatagcttcaaacaAAGAGAAGAGAAGCAAAAAGACGTAGCGAGGGCGGAGCGCGGAGGAGGAGAAGGTGTGATGGAAGGAGTGGGCTTGTGGTTGGACTGGGATGGAGGGATAAAAGACGAAGACGAGGAGGGGGGGCACAAATTCGTCCAGGCGTTGAAACTTGAGCTGGGCATCGCCGTGGCCCGAGTCATCGACCGCGTCCTTCGTATGTACACCGACACATCCTGCCCCGAAGCTGGCGAGGGTGAAAGGGAGGCGAGAGGAAGAGTGGAGGGAGAGTTCAGAGGTCAGGACGAGAGGCCAGGAGGGAATGATGAAGACAGAGAAAGACAACAGCAAACTATGAGTAACCTGCCTCCTCAAGGCGCCCAGGCCACAGATTTAACGTTGCCATTGGTGGCCCAGAAGTCACCTGACCTCCAGAAGGCACGCCCCCTCCTCGGCCCACCTCCGCCGAGTCACCCCAACCTCTCTCTGCATCTTCCTCGACCTCCCCTTCTCTTAGCACCGCAATCCAAGGACCCCTCCTCTGGCCACCCAccctcatcttcctcttcatcctcctcttcctcatccttCCCAGCCCCTCCACTGGCTTTACCGCTGCTCCACTACTCCATGCAGCAGCTCTTCTCCCGCTCGCTGCACCAGCCGCAGATGCCCCATCTTCCCCCGTCGTCCCAAAAGGATTTCCTCAACTCCGACCCCTTCCTGGAGTTCCCCACGCACCCCTCCTTTCCCCCGCTGCCCCTGCTCGGTCACCTGGGACCCTCCCTCGTGCGCCACGCCCACGGCGGCAGAGAGCGGGAGAGGGGGATGAGGGGAGGGGGCATGATGGACGGTGGAGAGCTTTACCTGAGCACGGGGGGAA CTCAGGAGGGCTTGTCTCCTTGCCACCTGAAGAAAGCCAAACTCTTGTTCTTCTATGCTCGCTATCCCAGCTCCAACACACTCAAGACATACTTCCCTGATGTTAAG TTCAACCGCTGCGTGACCTCCCAGATGATTAAATGGTTCAGCAACTTCCGAGAGTTCTTCTATATCCAGATGGAGCGCTTTGCAAGGCAGGCTGTCCGTGAGGCTCTCACCCG GGATGGTACACCGCGCCTGGGTAGAGAGAGTCAGCTGCGAGTTGGCCGGGATACAGAACTTTACCGGATACTCAATATGCactacaataaaagtaacatctaCCAG GTCCCGGAGAGGTTTATCGAAGTGTCCGAGGTGGCTTTGAGGGAGTTTCACTCAGCCATTTGGACAGGCAGAGACAGCGACCCCTGCTGGAAGAAAGGAATATATAAAATTATCTGTAAGCTTGACAGCAGCGTACCAGATGCCTTCAGACTGCCTGGTTGTCCAGTCGGCTAA
- the snx15 gene encoding sorting nexin-15, which produces MHELRPHALFWLYFLPKSNMSRKDEDFYRFFSVTDIRTHEKGHTEYKVTARFVSKHCPEDVKEVVVWTRYSELKKLHSELAYTHRNLFRREEEFPPFPPANIFGKARFDEAVIEERRKAAEDMLVFSTSIPALYNSPQLLEFFRDGDVTWPQEPCPDFSDLPAPLIPLPKRRASDCEPAEEEVGREAPTLPQDRGTNLGINMGKPEVAAEAYNEMSEVAGDACMEAELDNRVTSPARTHTSQTSQEEDEPLSDAVVEGCTSPPKEVWPALTDNDLAVFDPCYKQDRCKSCDDHSELFLLPISNLANEAMYLKRAGEELTSAIAKEAEGEVSAAICGYRTVVDILITGVKDDPDPARKEAVKRKIAQHLEHAEKLLEGHTSPTHAQDEHTQGGTIGVTRDSTQ; this is translated from the exons ATGCACGAACTGCGTCCACACGCGTTGTTTTGGTTATATTTCTTGCCAAAATCGAACATGTCACGGAAAGACGAAGACTTTTACCGCTTCTTCAGCGTCACTGACATACGCACACACGAGAAAGGACACACGGAATATAAAGTGACAGCGAGG TTTGTGTCCAAGCATTGTCCAGAGGATGTGAAGGAGGTGGTCGTGTGGACGAGGTACTCAGAGCTGAAGAAGCTCCACAGCGAGCTGGCCTACACACACAGGAACCTGTTCCGAAGAGAAGAGGAATTCCCACCGTTTCCACCAGCGAACATCTTCGGCAAAG CAAGGTTCGATGAGGCTGTGATTGAGGAGAGAAGGAAGGCTGCGGAAGACATGCTGGTCTTCTCTACGAGCATACCTGCACTCTACAACAGCCCACAGCTCTTGGAATTCTTCAGG gaCGGAGATGTCACATGGCCTCAGGAGCCCTGCCCTGACTTCTCCGATCTACCAGCTCCTCTCATCCCCCTCCCCAAGCGAAGAGCCTCAGACTGCGAGCCGGCAGAGGAGGAGGTGGGCAGGGAGGCGCCCACTTTGCCCCAGGATCGGGGCACCAACCTGGGGATCAACATGGGAAAGCCTGAAGTGGCGGCTGAGGCCTACAACGAGATGAGTGAAGTTGCAGGAGACGCCTGTATGGAAGCCGAGCTGGACAACAGAG TCACGTCTCCAGCCAGAACGCACACATCGCAAACATCTCAGGAGGAAGATGAGCCACTTTCCGACGCAGTGGTGGAAGGGTGCACCTCACCACCAAAAGAGGTCTGGCCGGCACTTACTGACAATGACCTGGCTGTGTTTGATCCCTGCTATAAACAAG ACAGATGCAAATCCTGTGATGACCATTCCGAGTTGTTTTTATTGCCAATAAGCAATCTGGCAAATGAGGCGATGTATTTGAAGCGAGCGGGCGAGGAGCTGACGTCTGCCATTGCGAAGGAGGCGGAGGGAGAAGTGAGCGCCGCCATTTGTGGATACAGGACGGTGGTGGACATACTCATTACTGGAGTGAAGG ACGATCCAGATCCAGCGCGAAAGGAGGCCGTCAAGCGGAAGATCGCCCAGCATCTGGAACACGCCGAGAAGCTGCTCGAAGGACACACATCGCCCACACATGCACAGGACGAACATACTCAGGGTGGGACGATAGGGGTAACTCGCGATTCGACGCAGTGA